The following are encoded in a window of Candidatus Hydrogenedens sp. genomic DNA:
- a CDS encoding dihydroorotase — MKIVIKNGWVIEPSSGFSGKSDIGIENGVISSVGVNLDGDVSIDAEGMVVTPGFVDIHVHFREPGFESKETIASGARASAHGGVTSVVTMPNTMPPIDNAGMVELVVRRAQDLDGIHIYPAACATKGREGKELTEMADLLQSGAVAVTDDGNDIESSAVLRHVLEYAGMVGIPYLAHCEDEALSEGGAMNEGIASALLGIPGIPREAEETRIERNIRLAKLANAPIHIQHVTTKRGVEIIRQAKREGIFVTAETCPHYWMLTDSQIENYNSNMKINPPLREKEDIQAIIEGLQDGTIDCIATDHAPHTRTEKNVPFQEAPFGIVGLETLLGCVIKGLVNPGYLSIEKAIQLLTKNPANIIKINAGTLGIGVPADITIFNLEEEWVVTEDYFFSKSSNSPFIGTKLCGKVKCTLCCGKVLYADKDILLPEGLSISPTFLCDRFLI, encoded by the coding sequence ATGAAAATAGTCATAAAGAACGGTTGGGTAATAGAACCATCATCTGGCTTTTCAGGTAAGTCCGATATTGGAATAGAAAATGGGGTTATTTCTTCAGTTGGGGTTAACTTAGATGGAGATGTTTCTATTGATGCAGAGGGTATGGTAGTTACACCGGGTTTTGTAGATATTCATGTTCATTTTCGGGAACCCGGTTTTGAGTCGAAAGAAACCATTGCTTCCGGAGCAAGAGCATCGGCTCATGGAGGTGTAACCTCAGTTGTTACAATGCCCAATACAATGCCCCCGATTGACAATGCAGGAATGGTAGAGTTAGTAGTAAGACGAGCTCAGGATTTAGATGGAATTCATATATACCCTGCGGCTTGTGCCACAAAAGGGAGGGAAGGTAAAGAATTAACAGAAATGGCGGATTTGCTTCAATCCGGTGCGGTTGCAGTAACCGATGATGGCAATGATATAGAATCTTCAGCGGTATTACGCCATGTCCTGGAATATGCAGGGATGGTGGGTATCCCCTATCTTGCTCATTGTGAAGATGAAGCCTTAAGTGAGGGAGGGGCTATGAATGAAGGAATCGCGTCGGCACTCTTGGGAATACCCGGTATCCCTCGTGAAGCAGAGGAAACCCGAATTGAACGGAATATCCGACTTGCTAAATTGGCGAATGCTCCTATTCATATTCAGCATGTAACTACAAAACGGGGCGTAGAAATTATCCGACAGGCAAAAAGAGAAGGAATATTTGTTACCGCAGAGACCTGTCCCCATTATTGGATGCTGACAGACAGTCAAATTGAAAATTATAATTCGAATATGAAAATAAATCCACCATTACGCGAGAAGGAGGATATTCAAGCAATAATTGAAGGGCTCCAAGATGGAACTATTGACTGTATAGCGACAGACCACGCCCCCCATACGCGAACTGAAAAAAATGTCCCCTTTCAAGAAGCACCTTTTGGTATTGTTGGATTAGAAACATTATTAGGATGTGTAATTAAAGGATTGGTTAATCCCGGTTATCTTAGTATTGAAAAAGCAATTCAACTTTTAACAAAAAATCCCGCCAACATTATTAAGATTAATGCAGGGACATTAGGGATAGGTGTCCCAGCGGATATTACGATTTTTAATCTTGAAGAGGAATGGGTCGTTACAGAAGATTACTTTTTTTCCAAAAGTTCCAATTCACCGTTTATTGGAACAAAATTATGCGGTAAAGTGAAATGCACTTTATGTTGTGGTAAGGTATTATACGCAGATAAAGATATACTATTACCTGAGGGGTTATCCATCTCTCCAACTTTTTTATGTGATAGATTTTTAATTTAA
- a CDS encoding aspartate carbamoyltransferase catalytic subunit: MWKHKDLLGLQFLSKEELVSILDMVPSFLEVMARSTGIKKVPLLQGRVVVHWFHEPSTRTFASFDLAAKRLSADTLSISASSSSEKKGETLHDTLYNIEAMKTDILVVRHRCSGVPKLLADSHPSHVINAGDGQHEHPTQGLLDVFTMRQFYRDYKKDMEIGLEGAKVSIIGDITHSRVARSNIWALLKLGAQITLCGPQTLLPKSFEKLGVRVTTHLKEALLDADIIYSLRIQMERQTKGLFPSIREYVRLYRIDRDTIRYAPEHAIVMHPGPINRDIELATEIADSPRSRILQQVSHGVAVRMAVMHLLANSQYNQTGV, encoded by the coding sequence ATATGGAAGCACAAGGATTTATTAGGTCTGCAATTTTTATCTAAAGAAGAACTTGTCTCTATATTAGACATGGTTCCTTCTTTTCTTGAAGTAATGGCACGAAGCACAGGTATAAAGAAAGTGCCTTTACTACAAGGGAGAGTGGTTGTTCATTGGTTTCATGAACCGAGCACAAGGACTTTCGCCTCTTTTGACTTAGCCGCAAAAAGATTAAGTGCAGATACCCTTTCCATTTCAGCATCAAGCTCCAGTGAAAAAAAAGGGGAAACACTTCACGATACCTTGTATAACATTGAAGCAATGAAAACAGATATTCTTGTGGTAAGACACCGATGTTCGGGTGTTCCAAAGCTTTTAGCAGATAGTCATCCTTCACATGTGATTAATGCGGGAGATGGACAACATGAGCATCCTACTCAAGGGCTGTTAGATGTATTTACGATGAGACAATTTTATCGCGATTATAAAAAGGATATGGAAATAGGCCTGGAAGGGGCTAAAGTTTCTATTATTGGTGATATAACTCATAGTCGAGTAGCAAGAAGTAATATCTGGGCATTATTAAAATTAGGAGCCCAAATTACTCTCTGTGGTCCTCAGACCTTATTACCAAAATCCTTTGAAAAGTTAGGAGTAAGGGTAACAACACACTTAAAAGAGGCTCTTTTGGATGCGGATATTATTTATTCCTTACGAATTCAGATGGAAAGACAAACGAAAGGATTATTCCCGAGTATTCGGGAATATGTCCGTTTGTATCGTATAGACCGCGATACAATTCGGTATGCACCTGAACATGCCATCGTAATGCATCCGGGCCCCATTAATCGGGATATAGAATTAGCAACAGAAATTGCAGATAGTCCAAGAAGTCGAATACTACAACAGGTCAGTCATGGTGTTGCTGTCCGTATGGCGGTTATGCATTTATTAGCCAATAGTCAATACAATCAAACGGGAGTATAG
- a CDS encoding RtcB family protein yields the protein MKEKELIQIGYSSKELRETAIQIFNKAIKEGFSKKEAKRMLRVIIRNPVAFLQDNLWKELAQKLHTGIDNTKLTAYQEDFVERGRSTKAPYKIWGTEIDSESIQQMQNACSLPVSVRGALMPDAHVGYGLPIGGVLATDNAVIPFAVGVDIACRVKMSVFDLPIEIIEENPTRLKKAIEQETRFGVGSTFKPRRQHPVMDLNWNISPITKENKDKAWDQLGTSGSGNHFVEFGILEIITDELPIPRGTYLGLLTHSGSRGTGALVCEYYSKIARQRLHNLPHSLQHLAWLSLEEHAGQEYWEAMQLMGKYAQANHECIHTHISKNLGVSIIWTIENHHNFAWKEIHDGREVIVHRKGATPAEKGQLGIIPGSMASPAFIVKGLGNKESLCSSAHGAGRLMSRAQAKKTLSWKKVESLLRERKVNVITAGVDEIPLVYKDIYKVMREQEDLVTPLAIFHPRIVKMAPAGEKPED from the coding sequence ATGAAAGAAAAGGAACTCATTCAGATAGGTTATAGTTCAAAGGAACTACGAGAAACAGCCATTCAGATTTTTAATAAGGCGATAAAAGAGGGGTTTTCCAAAAAGGAAGCCAAAAGAATGCTTCGGGTGATTATTCGTAATCCTGTTGCCTTTTTGCAAGATAATTTATGGAAAGAATTGGCACAAAAACTTCATACAGGGATTGATAATACAAAACTAACAGCCTACCAAGAAGATTTTGTAGAAAGAGGTCGTTCAACGAAAGCACCTTATAAAATATGGGGAACAGAAATTGATTCAGAGTCGATACAGCAAATGCAAAATGCTTGTTCTTTACCTGTTTCTGTTCGGGGAGCCCTTATGCCAGATGCTCATGTGGGATATGGTTTACCTATTGGTGGTGTTCTGGCAACCGATAATGCGGTAATACCTTTTGCGGTCGGAGTTGATATTGCCTGCCGTGTTAAAATGAGTGTTTTTGATTTGCCTATTGAAATCATCGAAGAAAACCCAACAAGATTAAAAAAAGCCATCGAACAGGAAACTCGATTTGGTGTAGGGTCAACATTCAAACCCCGAAGACAACACCCTGTTATGGATTTGAACTGGAATATTTCCCCTATTACAAAGGAAAATAAAGATAAAGCATGGGACCAGTTAGGCACCAGTGGTAGTGGCAATCATTTTGTTGAATTTGGAATTTTAGAAATAATTACCGATGAGCTGCCTATACCTCGTGGAACTTATCTTGGTTTATTAACGCATAGCGGTAGCCGTGGCACTGGGGCTTTAGTATGTGAATATTACAGTAAAATCGCAAGACAAAGACTTCATAATCTTCCTCATTCATTACAACATCTTGCTTGGCTATCATTAGAAGAACATGCGGGGCAGGAATACTGGGAGGCAATGCAACTGATGGGCAAATATGCACAGGCAAATCATGAGTGTATACATACACATATCAGTAAAAACTTAGGTGTCTCCATTATTTGGACAATAGAGAATCATCATAATTTTGCATGGAAAGAAATTCACGATGGCAGGGAGGTTATCGTGCATCGTAAAGGTGCGACTCCTGCTGAGAAAGGGCAACTGGGAATTATCCCCGGTTCTATGGCAAGCCCTGCATTTATTGTAAAAGGTTTGGGTAATAAGGAATCTCTTTGTTCTTCAGCCCATGGTGCAGGAAGGCTCATGAGCAGGGCACAGGCGAAGAAAACTTTATCATGGAAAAAGGTAGAAAGCCTACTTAGAGAACGCAAGGTAAATGTTATAACCGCAGGAGTAGATGAAATACCTCTTGTGTATAAAGATATATATAAAGTTATGCGGGAACAAGAAGACCTCGTTACTCCTCTGGCTATATTTCACCCGCGTATTGTCAAAATGGCACCTGCGGGTGAAAAACCTGAAGATTAA
- a CDS encoding NUDIX hydrolase, with protein sequence MPIHFFEPFPWRFCAICGETLILENDGEKLRPFCKNCQRHYYHNPTPATCCFVTNTGKDLLLTRRAIQPAFGQWMLPGGYMELGETTEESAARELLEETGIVAEQLKLLGISAQPSKLTGTILVMGFIVEKWNGIIRAGSDVSEAEFFQYDQLPPLAFTAHKELLRLYFQETNR encoded by the coding sequence ATGCCTATCCATTTTTTTGAACCTTTTCCATGGCGTTTTTGTGCCATTTGCGGTGAAACACTTATTCTGGAAAACGATGGGGAAAAATTGCGTCCTTTTTGTAAAAATTGTCAAAGGCACTATTACCATAATCCGACACCTGCCACATGTTGCTTTGTTACAAATACAGGTAAAGACCTCTTATTAACCAGAAGGGCTATTCAGCCTGCATTTGGGCAATGGATGCTCCCCGGAGGATATATGGAATTAGGAGAGACAACAGAAGAATCTGCGGCAAGGGAATTATTAGAAGAAACAGGCATCGTAGCGGAACAACTAAAATTGTTAGGCATATCCGCACAACCGAGTAAATTAACAGGAACTATTTTAGTTATGGGTTTCATTGTAGAAAAATGGAATGGGATAATTCGGGCAGGTAGTGATGTTTCTGAAGCAGAATTTTTTCAATACGACCAACTTCCTCCCCTTGCATTTACAGCACATAAAGAACTGCTTCGATTATATTTTCAGGAAACGAATAGGTAA
- a CDS encoding prolyl oligopeptidase family serine peptidase: MKNRCKWINLFYILLLIFTMDNFSIADSLDSNILQKANIPSKPQDMMKEYLNKSAMVYLKSLEENPNRFPEKENIELYKNEKRELYWSLLGGKPDVTPLNPVVVRKGTKSTYRYEVLYFESQPNFYVSAVLFLPLSEPPYPCLMVPCGHSQEAKGYSEYQKLCILLSKNGIASLIYDPPGQGERITFLKADGSPDVWGTAEHTILGLGCILLGENYARYEIWDGIRAIDYLETRVEIQKDKIACSGNSGGGTQTAYLMALEPRIYAAAPSCYLTSWERLLNTIGPQDAEQNIFSQIKYGYDHSEYLFMHAPNPVLICSATKDFFDITGTWTTFRAAKRLYAKLGVNSMCDLIEVDTQHGLGKSLREEIVERMLLWLKGITKEVEEQIEENELLTKEEYQVCKGGNIREILGSKTVIDINRYKEKICAQSRNTTWASFTLEQKQSKVREIINVDDWDNIPEPKVVELEQIDKKSFPEAKSITPIVISPEDGIFLPGYLLEAKQSVSKVVIYTRPEGKSKDIDLIEDYLKHNIYVCAVDIRGTGETSPIPSKNDITNTVGAGWEDYFRAYLIGKSYVGMRVQDYFSVIKYLRKKYGDKVNILIDAEGVLCVSALHTAFLLLPQKVELHLKGLISWSNIIENPRIQGQITNAVHGVLKWYDIPQLISELDSEKIRIIQEEPQTF, encoded by the coding sequence ATGAAAAATAGATGTAAATGGATAAATTTATTTTACATATTATTATTAATTTTTACAATGGATAATTTTTCAATTGCAGATTCCCTGGATTCAAATATACTGCAGAAAGCAAATATTCCCTCCAAACCTCAAGATATGATGAAAGAATATTTAAATAAATCTGCTATGGTTTATTTAAAATCACTGGAAGAAAATCCTAATAGATTCCCCGAAAAAGAAAATATCGAGTTATATAAAAATGAAAAAAGAGAACTATACTGGTCATTATTAGGTGGAAAACCCGATGTTACTCCTCTGAATCCCGTTGTTGTTCGTAAAGGAACTAAATCTACATATAGATATGAAGTGCTGTATTTTGAAAGTCAACCCAATTTTTATGTCTCTGCCGTTTTATTCTTACCTCTCTCAGAACCCCCATACCCTTGTTTAATGGTTCCCTGTGGACACTCGCAGGAAGCCAAAGGATATTCGGAATATCAAAAACTATGTATTTTATTATCAAAAAATGGTATCGCGTCGCTGATATATGATCCTCCCGGGCAGGGAGAACGAATTACCTTTTTGAAAGCAGATGGTTCCCCGGATGTTTGGGGAACAGCCGAACACACCATATTGGGATTAGGATGTATTCTATTAGGTGAAAATTATGCCCGATATGAAATATGGGATGGTATAAGAGCCATTGATTATTTAGAAACCCGAGTAGAAATCCAAAAAGATAAAATAGCTTGTTCTGGTAACTCCGGTGGTGGCACACAAACGGCATATCTCATGGCGTTAGAACCACGAATTTATGCTGCTGCTCCTTCCTGTTATTTAACTTCATGGGAAAGATTATTAAATACTATTGGACCTCAGGATGCAGAACAAAATATCTTCTCACAAATAAAATATGGCTATGACCATTCAGAATATCTTTTTATGCATGCTCCAAATCCGGTGTTAATCTGTTCTGCTACAAAAGATTTCTTTGATATTACAGGCACATGGACTACTTTTCGTGCCGCAAAAAGGCTTTATGCAAAGTTGGGAGTTAATTCAATGTGTGATTTGATTGAAGTAGATACTCAACATGGTTTGGGGAAATCACTGCGAGAAGAGATAGTGGAAAGGATGCTTTTATGGCTTAAGGGGATAACAAAAGAAGTTGAAGAGCAGATTGAAGAGAATGAATTATTAACAAAAGAAGAGTATCAAGTTTGCAAGGGAGGAAATATAAGAGAAATTCTTGGATCAAAGACTGTTATTGATATTAATCGTTATAAAGAAAAGATTTGTGCACAATCACGAAATACTACATGGGCTTCGTTTACATTAGAACAAAAACAATCAAAAGTTCGAGAAATTATTAATGTTGATGATTGGGACAATATTCCTGAACCGAAAGTTGTTGAATTAGAACAGATAGATAAAAAATCTTTTCCCGAGGCGAAATCAATTACGCCAATTGTTATAAGCCCGGAAGATGGGATTTTTCTCCCCGGATATTTATTAGAAGCAAAACAATCAGTTTCAAAAGTAGTTATATATACCCGTCCTGAAGGGAAAAGTAAAGATATTGATTTAATAGAAGATTATTTGAAACATAATATTTATGTTTGTGCGGTTGATATAAGAGGCACAGGGGAAACATCTCCTATTCCCAGTAAGAATGATATTACAAACACAGTAGGTGCAGGTTGGGAAGATTATTTCCGTGCTTATTTGATAGGTAAGTCTTATGTAGGAATGAGAGTGCAGGATTATTTTTCTGTGATTAAGTATTTAAGAAAAAAATATGGTGATAAAGTAAATATATTGATAGATGCAGAAGGTGTCCTTTGTGTGTCGGCTTTACACACAGCGTTTTTATTGCTACCGCAAAAAGTAGAATTACATCTGAAAGGTTTGATTTCGTGGAGTAATATAATAGAAAATCCTCGTATTCAAGGACAGATAACCAATGCTGTACATGGGGTACTAAAATGGTATGATATACCCCAACTTATTTCTGAACTTGATAGTGAAAAAATAAGAATCATACAGGAAGAACCACAAACCTTCTAA